Proteins co-encoded in one Bremerella sp. TYQ1 genomic window:
- a CDS encoding DUF1559 domain-containing protein: MNRRVQGFTLVELLVVIAIIGVLIALLLPAVQQAREAARRMQCTNNLKQIALAGHNFHDTYGGFPSGIPDSVPTHIGNPEFGWGVHLFPFMDLNNQYEAMGVGKYKLYEVIDALGDMPGSTPIPSYPNQFQGFVAATSSLISTWNCPSSNNEITTTFSGGSFTDANGTSYNNRYQRDEGVATSTYVGNNGRNNVTAVLDMGGVFTYVKEIKFRDITDGTSNTFMIGEKTIIGSDKDTPSWLGPSKSHGNSIQPTLVLSTVNYPLNPGVSNPGTERCAFSSMHPGGANFAFVDGSVHFIGETISYNTSASNLGIYQRLGDRQDGQPLGQY, from the coding sequence ATGAATCGTAGAGTGCAAGGGTTTACACTTGTCGAACTTCTCGTTGTCATCGCCATTATCGGTGTCCTCATTGCCCTGCTGTTACCTGCCGTCCAACAGGCTCGTGAAGCTGCCCGAAGAATGCAGTGCACAAACAACCTAAAGCAGATCGCATTGGCGGGGCATAACTTCCACGATACGTACGGAGGCTTCCCCTCCGGCATTCCCGACTCCGTTCCCACACATATCGGCAATCCCGAATTCGGCTGGGGTGTCCACCTCTTTCCGTTCATGGATCTGAACAATCAGTATGAAGCCATGGGAGTCGGCAAATACAAGCTGTACGAAGTTATCGATGCATTAGGTGATATGCCAGGCTCGACTCCAATCCCAAGCTACCCAAATCAGTTCCAAGGATTCGTCGCTGCCACTAGTAGTCTGATTTCTACCTGGAACTGTCCGAGCTCGAACAACGAGATTACGACAACATTTAGCGGTGGATCTTTCACCGATGCTAATGGGACTTCGTACAACAACCGTTATCAGCGCGATGAAGGGGTTGCGACATCGACGTACGTAGGGAATAACGGCCGCAATAACGTAACAGCAGTTCTCGACATGGGAGGTGTCTTCACCTACGTCAAAGAGATCAAGTTCCGAGACATAACCGATGGAACGAGTAACACGTTTATGATTGGTGAAAAAACCATTATCGGCAGTGACAAAGATACGCCCAGTTGGCTTGGACCTTCCAAATCACATGGCAACTCGATTCAGCCAACACTGGTACTTAGCACCGTTAACTATCCGCTAAATCCGGGTGTCAGTAATCCGGGAACAGAACGTTGTGCATTTAGCAGCATGCACCCTGGAGGGGCAAATTTTGCTTTCGTCGATGGGTCAGTACATTTCATCGGCGAGACAATCAGCTATAACACCTCCGCTAGTAATCTTGGGATTTATCAGCGGCTAGGAGACCGCCAGGACGGCCAGCCCTTAGGACAGTACTAG